The nucleotide sequence CGAAGAGCTCTTCGAAGGATTTGTTCGCCATGATGGTCCTAAGAGTACGGGGTGAGGTTCACGTCACTAGCGCCAGGGCTCGCTGACCGTGCGCAGCGTGGTCGCGGTGGCGACGGCGGCGGTGACGGCCTCGTGGCCCTTGTCCTCGGTGGAGCCTTCGAGGCCGGCCCGGTCGAGGGCCTGCTCCTCGGTGTCGACGGTGAGGACGCCGAATCCGACGGGTACGCCGGTGTCGATCGAGACCTGGGTGAGGCCGTGGGTGACGCCCTGGCACACGTACTCGAAGTGCGGCGTTCCGCCGCGGATGACGACGCCGAGCGCCACGATGGCATCGTAGCCGCGCCCGGCGAGGACCTTCGCCACGACCGGGAGCTCGAAGCTGCCGGGGACGCGGAGCAGGGTCGGCTCGTCGATGCCGAGCTCGCTCAGGGCGCGCAGGGCGCCGTCGACGAGTCCGTCCATGATCTTCTCGTGCCACTGCGCCGCGATGACCGCGACCCGCAGGTCGCCGCAGTTCTTCACGCTGAGGACGGGTGCGCCCTTGCCGCTCATGTTTCTCCCTAGCCGGTCGTTCGTACGTACGTGATTACTGGTTGCCGCAGGTGGAGGCCGGGGAGCCGTCCAGCCACGGGAGGTCGTGGCCCATCCGGTCCCGCTTGGTGGTGAGGTACCGGAGGTTGTGCTCGCCGGCCGTGACCGGCATGGGCTCGCGTCCCTCGACCCGGAGGCCGTACCGGGTGAGGGCGTGGATCTTGTCGGGGTTGTTGGTCATCAGGCGCAGGCTCCGGACGCCGAGGTCGGCGAGGATCTGCGCGCCGGCCGCGTAGTCGCGGGCGTCGGCGGGCAGTCCGAGTTCC is from Streptomyces venezuelae ATCC 10712 and encodes:
- the ribH gene encoding 6,7-dimethyl-8-ribityllumazine synthase gives rise to the protein MSGKGAPVLSVKNCGDLRVAVIAAQWHEKIMDGLVDGALRALSELGIDEPTLLRVPGSFELPVVAKVLAGRGYDAIVALGVVIRGGTPHFEYVCQGVTHGLTQVSIDTGVPVGFGVLTVDTEEQALDRAGLEGSTEDKGHEAVTAAVATATTLRTVSEPWR